ACCATCTGGTGCAAGACTCCCCTTGAGTACTGCGATCCCGCCCTCTTCATGGAAGGGTGAGTCAAGTGTCTTAATGACCTGAGCATTCATCTTGGGGTTAAGGACCACAAAACTTTCCAGGTTCTCGCCAATAGTTTTCCCTGTAACTGTCATCTGATCAAGGTGCAGTTTTGTGCTAAGATTCTGCATAATAGCCTGTATTCCCCCTGCTCTGTCAAAGTCCAGCATATAGTTTATGCCTCCGGGCTTCAGGGATGTAATGTGAGGGGTAGTGCGGCTAAGCTTATCAAAAGTGTCTAATGTTAACTGCATTCCGAAAGCATGAGCAATGGCAGGCAGGTGCAGTGTGGTGTTTGTACTTCCCCCAATTGCCATATCCACCACGATGGCATTCTCAAAGGCTTCCATGGTAACTATCTTTCGGGCGGTGAGCCCTTCCTTAACCATGCCCACGATACGCTCACCTGAGATTTTGGCCAGACGTGTCTTCTTTGCATCTACTGCATGTGCTGTGGCGCAGCCGGGAAGGCTTAACCCAAGGGCTTCTGTCATGCATGCCATGGTGTTGGCGGTATACATGCCTGCACATGAACCAGCCCCGGAACATGCACACTCTTCAAGTTGCTGGAGCTTATCATCTGCCATCTTTTCAGAGCGGCATGCGCCAACTCCCTCAAAGACCGATATAAGGTCTCTGTATTCGTCATCAACGAATCCAGGCATCATAGGACCGCCGGTCACGACGATGGTAGGAATATCAAGTCTACCAGCAGCCATAAGATGTCCGGGTGTGATCTTATCACATGATGTTATCATGACCATTGCATCCAGCTGGTGTCCCTGGAGCACGAGTTCAATGGAATCTTCAATAGCTTCGCGACTTGGAAGAGAATATCTCATTCCTTCATGGCCCATTGCTATCCCATCACATATCCCAATGGTGTGAAATTCAAAAGGAACGCCGCCTGCACTACGAATGCCGGCTTTCACTGCTTCTGATAACTTGTCCAGGTGAACATGTCCAGGTATCAGTTCTGTCCATGAGTTGACCACTGCAATGAAGGGTCTTTCCATTTCGGAATCTGTCAGACCTGTTGCCCTGAGCAGGGAACGGTTGGGTGCACGCTCTATTCCTTTTTTGGTCTTATCGCTTCTCATATGATAACCTCATGGTCTTGGATTATAAAGTTAGTAAGGTTAATGTGCAAGATATATAAATAGGCAACCAGGTTTATGTATAGTAGTTCATCTGTCGTCAAAGAGTTTCAGCTGAACATCTTCCGAGGAAAAATGAAAGCGCTTATCATTGATGGTTATGTGGACGAACCTGCCTGTTTTGGGGTTCCTCCTTATATTTCTCCTTATATCAGATACCTTGCGGGGGCAATGCGGGAGCAGGGCATTCCGATACAGGACATTTTCTATTCCGCTATCGACAGCATAAGGCTTAAGCCTAAGGATCATGAGAAGATTATCAGGGAAGCAGATCTTGTTGTGATCATTGCCGGAATGACCGTACCGGGAAAGTACCTCCGCTCCACACCTATCAGCTTACAGGAATTGCATATACTCAGCCGTACTGCAACAGGAAAAGTGATACTGGGCGGCCCTATAAGATTAGGTTTCAGTTCAGAGGGTGGCAAAAAGGCATCTAGCTTATCCGGAATAGAAAATGCCTATTGTTGCGGAGCTGATGTAGAAGCATTCGTGTATGATATGTTAAAGGATGGGAAGTTAGAAAACCCTGTAAATCTAGCTGACAGGTTCCGATCTGTCCAGGAGATTGGCAGATGGGCGGAGAAAGGAGCTTTCATAATCAGACAGCATCCGGATTATCCTAATGTCATGTGCGAGCTTGAGACTTACAGAGGATGCGGGCGCAGAAAACATTGTTCATTCTGTACTGAACCTTTCTATGGAGGTCCGGACCATAGGCCTGTAGATGATGTGATCGCAGAAGTCCAGGGTCTTTATGAAGAAGGTGCCCGATATTTCCGGATTGGCAGACAGCCCGATCTGTTGTCTTATCAGTCAAAGGATAAGGGAGGGGATTTACCAGTTCCAGATCCCATGGCCATTGAATCTCTTTACAGGGGAATACGTGCTGTAGCGCCCGGTATGCAGGTATTACATATGGATAATGCCAACCCTGCAACAATAGCAGCTTTTCCTGAAGAAAGTGAGGCTATACTTAGTACCATAGTGAGATACCACACATCCGGAGATGTGGCTGCCATGGGTATGGAAAGTGCTGATCCTGAAGTAATTAGGAGAAATGGTCTTAAGGTATCGGCGGATGAGATGTTCGATGCTATAGGACTTGTAAATAAAATAGGGGGAAGAAGAGGTGATAACGGAATGCCGGAACTTCTTCCGGGTCTGAACTTCGTGCACGGTCTGATGGGGGAAACAAAGGAAACCTTTAGGCTCAATCACGATTTCCTTAAAAAGGTACTTGATTCGGGGTTGTTGCTTCGCCGCATCAATATCAGGCAGGTTATGGCTTTCCAGGGAACTCCGATGTTTGGCAATGATGCAGCAGTGGAGAAGCATAAGAAAGAATTCCTGCGTTACAAAGAGAATGTGAGAAAGGACATCGATCTTCCTATGCTGAGAAAAGTGGTTCCTGCCGGTACTATTCTTCGCAATGTCTTACTTGAAGTAAATGACAGGAATACTACCTTCGGGCGCCAGATGGGTTCCTATCCTTTACTTGTTGGTGTTCCGGCAAAACAGGGAATCGGGTATTATACAGATGTAACGGTTATCGATCACGGATTTCGATCTGTAACCGCAATACCATACCCTCTTGATATCAACAATGCAGGATTGGAGCTTTTACAAAGAGTACCTGGTATAGGTAAAACAATGGCTGCCAAGATCTTCAGAGGAAGGCCTTATAAGGACACTCAGGAACTAATGGGTAAAACAGGTATCAATCCTGATATTCTGAAGTACATTGAGTTATAAGATCCTTGTTCACTTGAACATGCGTTTGATGTAATCAGTATCTTTTATTATTTTCAGGCTCACGAATCCGCCTACTGCCAGGTTCATGTAGAATGTTATTGCTCTCCATGCGACAACAACAATTCCGATCAGTGAAGAGGCTACAAAGAAAGAGAAAAGTGTTGAAGCACCAAGTTCAGCCACTCCTCCTGCACCCGGGGTGACCGATACCGCCATTATGACCATCAGGATTATCTGGGAAGCATAGGCTAGCAGGGGCTGAAACTGCTGGTTAAGCCCAAGCAAAAGCACAGGAAGTACTGAAAAGTCTAAAGCCCAGACTATGCAGGTACATGTCATGCCTAGGAACAGACCTTTTCGTCCCTCTTTCATGAAAATTGCAACGCTATCGTGTAAGTGCTCCAGTTCTGAATCAACGCGCTCCAGGGTACCGGGTAAGATCGTTTCTGTCTTTTTTCCGAATAAGCGGCTAAAAAGCTGAACAAGGAAGTACATGAACTTGCGGGTATGTTTTGGTTTCCATAGTCCATAGATCAATATTGAGAAAAGGCATAAAAGAACTATTTCGCCTATAATAAGGGCCGTTTCAATAGTTGTATCTGCACCGGCAATT
This DNA window, taken from Methanomethylovorans hollandica DSM 15978, encodes the following:
- the ilvD gene encoding dihydroxy-acid dehydratase, encoding MRSDKTKKGIERAPNRSLLRATGLTDSEMERPFIAVVNSWTELIPGHVHLDKLSEAVKAGIRSAGGVPFEFHTIGICDGIAMGHEGMRYSLPSREAIEDSIELVLQGHQLDAMVMITSCDKITPGHLMAAGRLDIPTIVVTGGPMMPGFVDDEYRDLISVFEGVGACRSEKMADDKLQQLEECACSGAGSCAGMYTANTMACMTEALGLSLPGCATAHAVDAKKTRLAKISGERIVGMVKEGLTARKIVTMEAFENAIVVDMAIGGSTNTTLHLPAIAHAFGMQLTLDTFDKLSRTTPHITSLKPGGINYMLDFDRAGGIQAIMQNLSTKLHLDQMTVTGKTIGENLESFVVLNPKMNAQVIKTLDSPFHEEGGIAVLKGSLAPDGSVIKQAAVSPKMLKHSGPAKVFDSEEAAMSAIMSGKIIAGDVVVIRYEGPKGGPGMREMLSPTSAIAGMGLIESVALITDGRFSGGTRGPCIGHVSPEAQEGGPIALVQDGDIIEIDIPARKLNLKVSDEELAKRKETFKPPEKKITGYLARYRKYVSSASKGAIFE
- a CDS encoding helix-hairpin-helix domain-containing protein — translated: MKALIIDGYVDEPACFGVPPYISPYIRYLAGAMREQGIPIQDIFYSAIDSIRLKPKDHEKIIREADLVVIIAGMTVPGKYLRSTPISLQELHILSRTATGKVILGGPIRLGFSSEGGKKASSLSGIENAYCCGADVEAFVYDMLKDGKLENPVNLADRFRSVQEIGRWAEKGAFIIRQHPDYPNVMCELETYRGCGRRKHCSFCTEPFYGGPDHRPVDDVIAEVQGLYEEGARYFRIGRQPDLLSYQSKDKGGDLPVPDPMAIESLYRGIRAVAPGMQVLHMDNANPATIAAFPEESEAILSTIVRYHTSGDVAAMGMESADPEVIRRNGLKVSADEMFDAIGLVNKIGGRRGDNGMPELLPGLNFVHGLMGETKETFRLNHDFLKKVLDSGLLLRRINIRQVMAFQGTPMFGNDAAVEKHKKEFLRYKENVRKDIDLPMLRKVVPAGTILRNVLLEVNDRNTTFGRQMGSYPLLVGVPAKQGIGYYTDVTVIDHGFRSVTAIPYPLDINNAGLELLQRVPGIGKTMAAKIFRGRPYKDTQELMGKTGINPDILKYIEL
- a CDS encoding lysylphosphatidylglycerol synthase transmembrane domain-containing protein, with amino-acid sequence MNKLKKWVLISLLISLISGVLVIALTFDASTLETITQIKNEYIILAVLLHIFSLFMQAIRIKTMCGALGYDVSVKEAAKIVTSSLFVAAITPAAVGGEPLRVHLLNRISIPLGKATAVILGERLMDGLLIISLIPLSLYVMREYLAIAGADTTIETALIIGEIVLLCLFSILIYGLWKPKHTRKFMYFLVQLFSRLFGKKTETILPGTLERVDSELEHLHDSVAIFMKEGRKGLFLGMTCTCIVWALDFSVLPVLLLGLNQQFQPLLAYASQIILMVIMAVSVTPGAGGVAELGASTLFSFFVASSLIGIVVVAWRAITFYMNLAVGGFVSLKIIKDTDYIKRMFK